The following is a genomic window from Niabella soli DSM 19437.
AACAACATGCCGGAGCGAAGGGCTTTAAAATCAATCACAAACCGGATTATTCGTATTTTAATACGGCAAAAACTTATGTTGAATTCTTTATCAGAAACATTACTTTTGTAGCCTTAAAATTAAAATATGGCTTTAAAGGATATTCAGTCAACAGGTAAAAAAGACACCCGCAGCGGATTCGGAGACGGCATTGTGGAAGCAGCGCGCTCTAATGATAAAATTGTAGCGCTTACCGCCGACCTGCTGGGCTCTATGAAGCTGAACCAGTTTATTAAAGAATTTCCTGAACGTTTTATCCAGTGCGGTATCGGAGAGGCCAATATGATGGGCATTGCTTCCGGTTTAACTATTGGCGGCCATATCCCTTTCACAACCACTTTTGCCAACTTCAGCACCGGCCGTGTATACGACCAGATCCGTCAATCTATCGCTTATAGCGGTAAAAACGTAAAGATCTGCGCTTCCCATGCCGGCGTAACGCTGGGTGAAGACGGCGCTACCCACCAGATACTGGAAGATATCGGCATGATGAAAATGCTGCCCGGCATGTCGGTTGTGGTTCCCTGCGATTATACTCAAACAAAAGCCGCAACAAAAGCCATTGCCAATTTTGAAGGCCCTGTGTACCTGCGCTTCGGGCGTCCCTCCTGGCCTATTTTTACCAAAGAAGAAGATTTTGTGTTTGGAAAAGCGCAAAAATTCTCAGAGGGAACTGATGTAACCATTTTCGCCTGCGGGCACCTGGTTTGGAATGCGATCCAGGCGGGCGTTCTCCTTGAAGAAAAAGGACTGAGTGTTGAAGTGATTAATATTCATACTGTTAAGCCACTAGATGTCGAAGCCGTATTGGCATCCATTCAAAAAACAAAATGTGCGGTTACCGCGGAAGAGCACAATGTGATCGGCGGGCTGGGCGATGCTATTGCCCAGGTTGCGGCCAAACATTTCCCCATCCCCATCGAATATGTGGGCACCCTGGATACTTTTGGAGAAAGCGGCACCCCGGATCAGTTGTTAAAGAAATACCACCTGGATGTTCCGGATATTGTGGCAGCAGTTGAAAAAGTTATCGCCCGGAAAAACGGGTAATTTATAAAATATTAAAAGAAGCCGTCCCCCTAAAGGTTGAAAACATAATTCCTGATGCATATAAGCTGAATGGAATGGTGTCAGACTTTTTGAGACGGCTTTGTGCTGCATGGGGCCGGCTCATTAAACCTTTAACCAGTAAACCGGTCAAAAACACGCCACCAGCGCATGGAACAGGTTCTGAACGACGAAGAAATAATGGCTG
Proteins encoded in this region:
- a CDS encoding transketolase family protein, coding for MALKDIQSTGKKDTRSGFGDGIVEAARSNDKIVALTADLLGSMKLNQFIKEFPERFIQCGIGEANMMGIASGLTIGGHIPFTTTFANFSTGRVYDQIRQSIAYSGKNVKICASHAGVTLGEDGATHQILEDIGMMKMLPGMSVVVPCDYTQTKAATKAIANFEGPVYLRFGRPSWPIFTKEEDFVFGKAQKFSEGTDVTIFACGHLVWNAIQAGVLLEEKGLSVEVINIHTVKPLDVEAVLASIQKTKCAVTAEEHNVIGGLGDAIAQVAAKHFPIPIEYVGTLDTFGESGTPDQLLKKYHLDVPDIVAAVEKVIARKNG